The genomic stretch GGCAGCTGGACGAGACGAACGAGCGCACGCCGGAGGGGCTGGCGATTCCCGTCGTGCTGCGTCACCCACCGTCCGGCGCGCAGGTGGTGCTCCAGGTGGCGCCCGCGGTGGCCACGCCCACGCAGTTCGCCGAGCGCCTCACGGAGGGGCTGCGCCAGCAGCCGGGCTTCACCACGACGGACCCGGTGCCGCTGTCGCTGTCCGACAACGCCGTGGGCTTCGACTTCCAGGTGGGCGACGGCGTGCACGGCCGCGTCGCGGTGCGCGAGGGCCGCAAGGGCCACGTGCTGATGATGCTGGCGACCTGGCCCGCGCAGGCGGTGGCGTCGGTGACACAGAACGTCGATGCCCTCATCGCGGGCATCCGCCCGCTGCCCGAGAGCAAGACGGCCCCGGGCACGCTGCCCCAGGCTCGGCGTACGCGCTGACGGCGCGAGGACCTGAGCCCGGCGGCATGCGTCGATGGCCTGCGCGGAGGCAGGGCGTCTCGGCCTGCCTCGCGCATGGGCGCATGGGGCCAGACGTCGTCTCCGCGCCACGCGCCGCTTCAGGCGGCGCCCTGGGGCTTGGGCGTCGCGGCCTGCCTTGAGCGCGGGCTTCTCGGGCCAGATGTCGCCTCTTCGCCCAGCGCCGCTCGCGGGCATCGACGCGGGGCGGGCGTCGCGGCCTGCCTTGAGCGCGGGCTTCTCGGGCCAGATGTCGCCTCTTCGCTCAGCGCCGCTCGCGGGCGCCGCCCTCGGGGCGGGGGTCGCTCATTCGTGGCGGCGAGCCATGGGGGCGTCCCGTCGCCGCAAGGCCGTTCGGAGTGTTGCCGCTGGCCGCCAGGTGGAGTCCACCCGGCGGCCAGGCCACAGCAGCGCTCAGCCGCGCGCGGGCTTGCGCGCGCTCTTCGCGGCGCGAGCGGGCTTCGCGGGGGCGGCGGCCTCCGAGGGCTCGTTCTCCTGGGCCTTCGTGCGCAGCCGCACCCACTCGACGAGGGTGCGCACGCCGACGCCCGTGGCGCCCTTGGACAGGTAGCCGCGCTCCTTGGGGCTGTTGGACGGACCCGCGATGTCCAGGTGCACCCACGGCGTGTCACCCACGAACTCCTTGAGGAAGAGGGCGGCGTTGATGGAGCCGCCCCAGCGCTCGCCGGAGTTCTTCATGTCGGCGACCTCGGAGCGCAGCGCGTCCTTCTGCAGGTCGCTCACCGGCATGCGCCACATCTCCTCGCCCGCGTTGCGCGCGGACTGGAGGACCTCGTTCACCGCGCCGTCGTGCTCGCCGAACGCGCCGACGATGTAGTTGCCCAGCGCGACGATGCAGGCGCCGGTGAGCGTGGCCAGGTCGATGACGGCGGACGGCTCGTGCTCGCAGGCCCAGGTGAGGATGTCACCCAGCACCAGGCGCCCCTCGGCGTCCGTGTTGGTGATCTCCACCGTCTTGCCCAGCCGCGACGTGAGGATGTCGCCCGGCTTGTACGCGTTGCCCGCGGGCATGTTCTCGCACGCGCCGATGAAGGCATGGACGGGGAAGGGCGGCTTGAGCGCGGCGATGACGCGCATGGCGCCCAGCACCGCGGCCGAGCCCGCCATGTCCGTCTTCATGTCCACCATGCCCTCGGTGGGCTTGAGCGACAGGCCGCCCGAGTCGAAGGTGATGGCCTTGCCCACCAGCGCCAGCGGCGGGCGCTTCGCGTCGCGCGCGTTCTTCGGCGTGTACTCGACGTGGATGAGGCGCGGCTCCTCGGTGCTCCCGGCGGTGACGCCCAGGAACATGCCCATCTTCA from Myxococcus stipitatus encodes the following:
- a CDS encoding leucyl aminopeptidase; amino-acid sequence: MNFTFVSGDATRANGELLVIPLFEGELGDGGPATLAAADSALDGRLRGAATQEGFKAKADQALVMHTLGRVAAERVLLLGLGSRARFTPEVLRLAAGRAAKTAQRLKVSSVAVALPATDSAPDAVRAIAEGLELGAYRFDKYKSSAREDKGTPRPGKVALVLPEGAEKSRELDDALALGRRVAEATNWARDLVNEPPNAVTPTVLAEAARASAKQHGLKVTIGGQREIEKLKMGMFLGVTAGSTEEPRLIHVEYTPKNARDAKRPPLALVGKAITFDSGGLSLKPTEGMVDMKTDMAGSAAVLGAMRVIAALKPPFPVHAFIGACENMPAGNAYKPGDILTSRLGKTVEITNTDAEGRLVLGDILTWACEHEPSAVIDLATLTGACIVALGNYIVGAFGEHDGAVNEVLQSARNAGEEMWRMPVSDLQKDALRSEVADMKNSGERWGGSINAALFLKEFVGDTPWVHLDIAGPSNSPKERGYLSKGATGVGVRTLVEWVRLRTKAQENEPSEAAAPAKPARAAKSARKPARG